GGAATCGTTCTCCTCACCACGTCTGGCACATTTTAGACGCGCTTCTCCTTGACGGGGGCGCGGTGGAATGGGAGCAGGGGGCTCAGAAAGCACAGGGGAGAGCTCACGTGTCGGTGCTGGAGGGCTCATCCTGTGAGGGCTGCCTGCACGTGGGGCAGCGTTTTTAGtaagaaggggggggggggaaggatttttgttttaattttttcagcCTCGCGTCAAGGTGAACGGCGTTCCTAGGAGGAGGAGCTCTGACTGCCTTGCGGTGTTCGTCGGGACAGGTGACTGCCGTCTCTTACCTCCCGCTAAATGcgtttattttgttttatgttgtaGGTTTCACGTGGATAAGCTCTCTTCTGCCCACGTGTACCTCCGCTTGCACAAGGTGAGCCCACGGCACGCGTGTTTAAAGGGCCCTGGTTAGCGTTCACCTGCCCAGGGGCTGCACGGTCCCACCCCGCAGCGAGCCCTGCGCGAGGCCCTCCTCGCTCCCGTGAGCTGCTAAAGCCCTTCggggaaagcagagcagagccttGCTTCGAGCCTCCTTAAAAACAACGTGGAAAACTCCAAAAAAAACGTGTGGAACAGGGAGTGCGGGAGCTCTGGGTGCGCTCGCAGGGCATCACGGCCTGGCCGTGGTGGGTCTTCGGGTGCCCCTCGGTCCCCGAAGCCCCTCGTGCTCCGCGGCAAGCCGCTGACGGCGCCTCCCTCTGTGGCAGGGGCAGACGGTGGACGACATCCCGAAGGAAGTCTTGATAGACTGCGCCCACCTCGTGAAGGCTAACAGCATCCAAGGTAACGCTGCGCCCGGGAGGTCGCTTGGAGCTGGGTGGGAGGCGTTCGTGCTTCTGCTCCGCGCTGGGGGGGTGCTATTTTGGATCGAGTGTTCGCCAAGCTTCTGCTCTGCCGTCCTCTGTCAAGCCTGCGCTGCTCTTACGGGAGGCAGGTGCCGCTTACAGCTGCCGGGGCTGCCAGAAGGAGGAGTTTTAAACCTCCGACGTTGCCGTTTGTGCCCCCGCGCTGCTCTCTGAGCCGGAGGCCTCGCAGCCGCCTCTCTCCCACCGCCTTGGggcccccccttccccagcgGTCGCTCCTCTGGCAGGGACGGGGTCTCCATCTGGAGCTCGTTAGCCCTGCCTGCAGCGCTCCTGTTTCTGCAGCCGGCGGCGGTGTGGCGTTCTTCTCCTTCACCGGGGCGCTGCAAGgacctctccttttccttcttttcttgccTAGTTAGTGACGGGTGGGACGAGAACAACCGTCGGCGGTTGCGTTCGCCTGGAGGACTTCAAATCTGCTttcggcgggggggggccggcgtctccttcctttctctctctcctccttcctagGCTGCAAGATGAACAACGTCAACGTGGTGTACACGCCGTGGACTAACCTGAAGAAGACCGCGGACATGGACGTGGGGCAGATCGGCTTTCACAGGCAGAAGGATGTGAGTGTTCGCTGGAGGGCGGCCTGGCGGCAGGCTGTGACGCTTCCCTGCTAGCAGCTGGGTGGCTTGGCTTCAGCGTTCGCTCTGAGGCGAGGGAATGACCTACTTCCTAAAGCGTGAGAGAGATCTCAGGGCGTGTTTGGGCATACCCGAGCTGAGAATCCATGGCTGAGCCTCACCTCAGCACGGCGAGGTGACGCCTGCGGCCGCGAGGCCTGTCCGGGATGTTCCCAAAGAGCAGCGCGGTGTGCGTGATGTCTCCGCTAACGCCCAGCGGCACCCGCGTCCGTCTGTGCTCTCGCCTGGGATTTCTCTCCGCTGACATTGGCCCTGAGGAGCCTGCCCGTGAGCAGTCGGTTGGATCAGCCCTCCGGCAGCGATGCGGTCGTGTCTGTCTCCGGCTTTGCTGTCCCTGCTTCGAGAGCTGTCTCACCCCAGAGCTCCCTCTGCATTTGTTAAACCtgtgaaaaagcagagctgctgagctctgtaGGGTCAAGGCGGTGTACTAAGCCGTCCCCAAGCCTGAGCTGGTGTCCCCAGATAACGCTGTGCCTAAATGGCATGGCTGCTGGGACAGAAAGCTCTCCAGAGCCGCTGACGGCTGACCAAAACAAGTCTGTAGCAGGGCAGGAAACGCAGAACCCCCTGCAAAGCGCAGAGCGAGCAGCATGTGATGTTCTCTTCCCCTCGTGGTCTGCAGAGACCTGCTGCCGCCACCTCAGGAGTCGGCAGGGGCCCGTTCTCGTCTCCCGGCCCCGTTGTCAAGGCCTGCGCCAAGAAGGCGAATTAGTCCCGCCGCTGTACTTCGCGATGCTCGTGCTCGTTAGTTGTGTGCTCCTGCACTACGGCCTCGTTTCGCTGGGACGGGGGTGGCGGGGGTTTTCCCGAGCGCCTGTTTGTGTGGGGCTCAGCCATGGGGCAAGTGGAGGTGGGGCGTTTCCTTCCCGTAGGCCGAGTGCCAGAACgaaaggattttgcttttttttctgtgggcGTCGCGGTTCTTGGCACTCCCCAGGTGAAAATGCTGACGGTGGAGAAGAAGGTGAACGAGATTCTGAACCGGCTCGAGAAGACCAAAGCGGAGCGCTTCCCAGACCTGGCTGCCGAGAAGGAAGCCCGCgacagagaggagaggaacGAGAAGAAAGCCCAGATCCAAGAGATGAAGcggaaggaaaaggaagagatgaagaagaagaaagagctgGAAGAGCTTAGGTGAGTGATAAATCGCAGTGCCAGCGCTGAACTTCTGCACTTTTCATCAGCGCTGGGAGACGGTCGCGGGTCAGCAGTTTGTTCAATCGTTGGCCCGGCGTTACTCAGCGCTCAGCTGACCTGCTGCAGCGATGTCTGCATGGCCCGGTGGTTTCCTTTGTCCATACAATAAACGCATTTCCCCCTTTTTTGCCTAAAATAAACTTGGATGGTAAGCCATTGTTCACAGAAAGGAACCGCGCCTTTCGAAATCTGTTGCTAACTCGAGGGAAGTTGGGCAAGCCGCTTGTCTCCCTCTGCGGGGTGGGAGCAGCCTCACCGCACTCCAGCTTTGCGCGGGCCGTGGAAAGCCCCGAGCCGTAGGTAGGGCCGCTCAGCTTCCTGCTGCGTCCCCAGCGTCGGGAAACGCGTGTGAATCCTCAGCTCTCCCCTGCAAACAGTCGCCTCGAAGCCCAGAACGCGGTTCGAAATGTCGCGTTGACCTTTCTGCCATCCAGCCGCCGAACGTGCGGCAACGTTTGGATCTCgtttttccccccccttcctgcctgccctgtGCAGAACGGGACGTGCCAGCCGGCCGGCCCCGAAGGCTTGCTTTGAAGGCTGTTGTTTGTGTGTGAGTGATAACGAGACTGGAATTCGAAAAACTCGAGGGTTCAGCACACGGAAAGATCAGAAAGGGTTTAGAGATGCAAACTAAACCAGGAGAAACTAGCAGCAGGCACGTCCGTGCTACTGAGTAAGggctctgccttcctgctgaGCCTTTCCCTGGAGCTGCCTCTTCGCCACCCCCAAAGCAAAGGGTTTTCTGCCTCCCGATAGGATTTAGCTGGTGGGTTCTGGGCAAAGCTGCAGAGGCTGTGGAGAATGAGTCTGCACAGCGCGTGCGCTTCCTCCGGTTGTTTTAGTTACCCGCAGAGGACAAGATAAGCAAATATTCGGTCCAGCCTGGCTGAATTTGGAAAGGCAAACCAGATTGCTTTTCTGGTACTCGATCCCATTTTATCAAAATGCCTCTGTCGGTGGGTTTTGGAAACGTATCCTGTAagataatgtgatttttttcctttcaggagCTACTCGTCGTTAATGAAGGCTGAGAACATGTCCTCCAACCAGGTAGGAGCCGACCGATGCCCACAGAAACCTTGCAGGCGGCTGAAATTCAATGCGGGGTTGGGGCGGGGCAGCTCCCGCATTGCGGTCCGCTTCTAGCGCCTCCTGCgtggcagagcacagctcccTTGCCCCTTCCCGTTGAAGGACGCTGCCTCTCCCCTCGCTTTTCTGAGGGGGCCCTGCTGCTCCCGGGTCGCCCAGGTGgagcctgtgctgctggtgaCGTGCGCAAAGTCCTCCTTAatccccttcccacccaagaggaggagcaggaggagcttGAAGTCGGGCTCCAGCCTTGCAGGCTGTCGGGGAGTGACCCGAAACGTGAGCAGGGGGGTCTCCCTAACGGCAGAGAACCTGCACACGCCACCTTGCTGCTTTAGCGGAGGTGGAAGACGCACGCTTCTGACGAGAAACCAACCGGAGCTACCGGGCCAACGGCTCAGGGAGGGATGGGTGTAGGTTCGGAGGGGCGGAAGAGAAGGCTTGAGGCGACGTGcttgcagggagcaggcaggtgTCACAGCTGAGAGGAGCACGGGCCAGCAGGAGGGAAGTGAGCTGGGTCAGAGGAGGGCTCTGGTTCGGAAGAGGTCCTGGTGTGCACCGCTTGGCCTGAGGTCTGCCTCGCGTGCGCCTTCCCACCTGGGGGGGTCCTCGGCAAGGAGATCTTGGAGGTCAGCCCGGTGACCCTCAgcttaaaatccatttttcgCGTCCTAGTCCCTAACTCCCTGTCAGCGGAGGATGTGGCTTTCAGGAATCCCTGATTTTCCTCCTGGCGAgcaccctggggctgctggggtgaGCCCGAcccctgcctcctccagggATCAGCAAACAACCGCCGCTGTTTCACAACACAGGGCCTCGCTCAGGGCTGTTCCCACTCCAGGGCCGCTCCCGGGTGTTTGTCCGCTCCGATTTCGCGGTGTTTGTGCTGAGAGGGCAGGAGTCCAGGATAAATGGCAAACCTGAAATCCTGCCGAGCGCACCGCTTCGCCGTTTTCCATTTGAATGCGCACAGCCATCCcgcttctctttcttcccacaGGATGGCAACGATTCAGATGACTTTATGTAAATAAAGTCTCGCTCCTTTCTCAAGCGTGAGGTGGTTTGGGATGTCTCAATAAGTCACCGTCGCTAcgaacaccaaaaaaaaaaacacaacaaaacaaccaaaaaaaaaaaaaagtgaactctGACCCCGTTTCTTCAGAACCTGGCTGGTTCTCCCGGCATCCCGACCAGCTCTGAGCCGTGGACAACTTCTGGAGGGAGAAGATCTCCGTGCCTGCACTGACCTCTCCTCTTCAGGGCCGTGGGTGGAAGGAAGCAGAACCGAGCATCGGCCCTACCAAGGCAGTGATATTTATTCTAGGGAAGGGGTTGCTGTAGCTTTTAATCCTGTGAGATTTAGGAAAGAAGACGACAAATTGTGCCGTCTCCCCGCTGCCCTGGCAGCCCGGCGGGGCAGAAGCAGGGGTTTGGGGTCACTGCTGTGTACACGAGCCCCAAAACCCCGCTGCTGACTGCACAACCCTTctctccctggggctgggggatcCCTCGGAAACTGGGGTGTGTAAATTTTGACAGGCTGACAGCTGCTTTGCAGGCCTGCCCTGGCAGTAAAGCTGGCAGTTTGTAGCTGCTCGTTAACTACAGGGCTACAAACGAAGGCTCTGAGCTCGGCTGATGTTGCAGCCTACCTGAGCACATTACCGGGGCTGCGCGACGTGCCTGAGAACAGCCCCACGGtgtgatatttttcttaattgcgCTTTATTTCTGGGCTGTTCCCTGGAAACCTTCTCTGCAGGGAGGAGCTGACGCAGAGGAGTGGAGTTTTGTGCGGTGTCTGAGCCCGTCCCGCTCAGAGCTCCCCGAGCTCTCTGTAAGGTTTCGTGGGTGAGTCCGTACGAAGCGATCGCGGTCATCGGTGCAGCACCTGTATATATGTCATGATTAAATTCATACCGTGCTGGTAAAACCTGCCGGAAGGTGAGTGTCTCCTCTGAGGAAGAGCAGAGCCGTGTCTGGGGAGTTCTCCTCGGGCTGCGTGAAGCTGGAGGCCCCGGGGAGGTCGCGCAGAGGCAGCGTCTCCCTTCCCCACGCCGCTGCCTGACCTCCCTGTGTTCTGCACCCTGCCCCTGCTGGCTCAGGGCGTCCTCCTCCTGTcctggagcggggctgggggtgcaggcaGCCCCCGTCCCCTGTCTTTTTCAGGGCAGGGGAGCTCCCTGCGGGCTCAGCAGCACGCACGGACCCCTGCCCTCCCCCCGGACTTTGGGTGTCCCCGGGAGGGCTCCGAGGAGCCAGCCtctccccccgtcccctcctTGTTTGTCTCCCCTTGCTCCTTTTCGTGCTGCTGTCCGAATTTCCCAGccgggggggtggtggtggtggttggggGGGGGTGTTTGCAATCCCTCCCAGCTCTGTTTACCTTTCCTTTCGCTCCCCGCCAGGGTGAGAAGAAAGGCGCCGCAGGCCTGCTGGCggcagctcagctcagctcagctcagctcagctcgCTGCCTCGCGGCCCCCGCTGCTTCCCCGTGTCCCGGGACGGCCGTGGGAGGCGGATGTCTCCTCCTGCAGCGGCTCCAAGCCTTGGGAAAGGACTCGAATCGTTCCCAGCCCCTGGCCGctggcccagcacagccctcggAGGGCTGCGGGGTGACTGCCGCGGTCCTGCAGGGCCCGGGGGTCCCTACACGTACCCAAATGTACCCGTACGTACCCCAGGGTGCGCTTCcgggggcacccatgggtgctgcgAGCTCGCAGGAGGTGGGGGAAGAGCATCCAtctgtccgtccatccatccTCCAGCTCTGGCCGGGCTTCTCCCGACCTCGGAGGGAGGAGACctcccagcacagggctggatTTGGAGGGAAGGGCAAAGGGGGAGCGCGctttaaccccccccccccgagagGAGTTTTGCTCTCGCTGTAACCAAAATGTTTAAGAGTCTAACCAAAATATTGGTCCAAAGGGAGTTAGTGTGGGAGGAAGAGCCACACCCTGCTGCAACGGGGTATTAATAACACACTCCCTATTAATAACACGCTTTAAATCATTTAATGTCCTTCCCAGGACGTACCCCTTCCCCGTCCCGAGGCTGCGGGGTTTGGGCTGGGGTGGGCGAGGGGTTCAGCCTCTGGTCCCttgtgggggggggaggaggaggaggaggaggagggggaggaggaggaggaggaggagggtggggggCTCTGCGtcccgctgctgctcctgccctgcctcagcTCGGGCTCAAATGAACCGGGGGTgactcccagctgctgccaccccaaGCTCTCCGCGGGGTCCTGCTCCTTTCGGGACCCATCCTGGGGTGCTGAGCCTGGCTGGGTGCATGGACGGGAGAATTTGGGGTGTGGAGGGGGTCCCCaagccccccggggctgctccctgcccccagGGCCGGCCCCACAGCTGCTAAATGGAAGCAAAGAATAACCTGCGGCGTGGGGAGCTGCACCCGGACCCCGCCAGCACCCCAAGGGAGCCCCCCGAGTCCCAGCGGGGTGGTGACGAGGCCACCCTCGTGCTGAGGCCAGCAGCCTCCCGGGGCTGCACGCAGGACGGATGAGCCTCGGGGCGCCCGTGCCCCCCACGTGCACGGTTTTGGGGCCAAATAGCGAGTTTTGACCCACGAACTGCGTCATGGGGAGcgcggggatggggacgggcaGGAGGGGGCCACGAAGTctgatggggaaactgaggcagggggaCGAGTTTCCCCCTTCCAGCTGCAACGGCAGAGCCCAGGAGTCCGGGAGGCtcccgtgggggacccaggtgtttgtgtgtgtcccgtcccccccccccgagggaCAAAATCCTACTCAAAAGGGCCCTTTCATGGGGCGCGGGCGTTGGCCGGGGCTCGGCCCCGCGCTGCAGCTGCCGCCTGTTGTGCTTGGCTCCGGCACCGCCGGCGGCTCCGCTGTGCTCGGGTGTTCGGTGCTGGGAAACGGCCCCTGGGAGTCACTGCTTGGTGGGGTGTCCACGTCCCCCTGGGCGTCACCACTGCGGGTCTGTGAGTCCCTGTCCCCCTGGACGTTGCCGTTTGGGGTCCGAGTGTCCCCATCCCTTTGGGCGTCACTGTTTGGGGTCTGCGTCTCCCCATCTCCCTGGGCATCCTTGTTTGGGGTCTGCATGTTCCCATCCCCCTGCACATAACCATTTGGGGTCTGTGTGTCCCCATAGCCCTGGGCATCACAGTTTGGGGGTTgcatgtccccatccccttgAGCATCACCGTTTGGGGTCTGCGTGTCCTCATCCCCCTGGGTGTCACTGCCTGTAGGGCTTCATGTCCACATCCCCCTGCGCATCCCTGTTTGAGGGCTgcgtgtccccatccccttggGCATCACCGTTTGGGGtctgcctgtccctgtccccctggACATCCTTGTTTGGGGGCTGTGTGTTCCCATTCCCTTTTACATCACTGTTTGGGGTCTGCATGTCCCCATCCCCCGGGACGTCACCATTTGGGGTCTGCATGTCCCTGTCCCTTTGGGCATCACTGTTTGGGGTCTGCGTGTCCCTGTCCCACTGGACGTCACCATTTGGGGTCTGCATGTCCCCATCTCCCTGCACATCATCGTTTGGGGTCTGCATGTCCCTGTCCCTCTGGGCATTGCTATTTGGGGTCTgcgtgtccctgtccccgtggACATCACCGTTTGGGGTCTGTGTGTCCCCCTCAGGAGGGGCAGTGCCGGGAGCACCGTGCGGGTTTGTggggtgcccgcagccccccagcatGGGGCAGGTTTGGGGTATTTTGCTCtgtgcccccccagcaccctcatcctgaccctctgcaggggcagtAAAGTTGGTGTTtgttccccgccccccccggcaccAAACAGCCCCGCAGCCCTGGAGCTCTGCAGGCGTCGTTTTTGggatgaaaacaggaaaacgCCGTGCCAACAGCAATAAAGAGCACGGCGGGACCGAGCCGGGGCACGGGCAGggccagcaggggagggcaCGGGGCTGGAGGCACcgggggggtggcaggggtggggcgggatggggatggggtggagATGGGGAGAGAATGGGgtgggaatggggaatgggatgggatggggatggggatggggttgggggtgggatgggatggggacaggaatggggatggggacagggactaGGGTGAGGATAAggatgaggatggggacagaATGGGGATGGCGATGAGGACTGGGGTGGGATGGGAATGGGaatgaggatggggatggggatggggatgggaatggggacaggaatggggatgggggcagtatggggatggggacagaaTGGGGATGGGAACAGGGACTGGGACGAGGATGAGGAGAGGGCCCGGGCCAGCCGTGCCCTGAACAAGCAGCTGGAAAGCAAACTCAGGGCAGGCTGTGGATGGCAAAACCCCGTTTCTCCCACGAGCGGGCAGTGAAGCAGCACTGGGTCgtgcaggcagccaggcagggatGTGTGTGAGCGCTAGGGGATTTTTGCGCCGGCACCGCAGGGAGGGGAACCCCGGCAGAGCCCGAGGTGGGGCCGGCTGTTTTCCCCAGCGCCGTGTTGCTCTTGGCACCGCGGCCCCGGCTCGGGTACCTGGGGCCTCCCggctgccccctccctgccctcagcaagggaaaaaacatcCCACAccctgccccgggggggccggggggcacgGGCCTGGCTCCGGGGGGCCCTTCTGGGGGGCGAGGAGCGGGGTCCCCGATGGAGACCTCGTCTCACACGGCACGAGCGTGTGCGCTCCTCGGCACGCACCGCGGGGCGCCCCTGGGTGCGCGTGCACACGTGTGCGCGTACACAGGTGTGCCCACGTGCCCTGGGTATGCACACACACgtacaaacacacacatgcacacggGGGGGGCTCTCTGAGGCCgtcccccccagctcccaccccacACAATCCGGCCCCAGGTGGCCCAGAGCAGGACCAGATCTGCGGGGttttggggtttggggtttggggtATCCCCGTGATTAGCCCCAGCCCGGCCACCAGCACCATCGCTCCATCTGCATCTCCCTCGGCTACATCGGGGGGGCTACAGAGGGGGCTTCTCCCCCCCCTGCCAGCTCCATCCAAGCTGCAGGACGGGGCGACGAGCCCAGGCACCCGCACAGGTTCTGCGCCCACCTCCCCAAATCACCAGCAGCGATGCAAAACGCTTCccctgcacctcctgccccacgCCGACACCAGCGGctcaccccccagccccccaggaGGCAGGAGCCGCGGGTCCCCGCAGGGATTTATTGTGCCACGAGTACAAAGCCGGTGCAgcgaggggcggcgggggggggggggggcggcggccggggaAAGGGGGGCAAACCAGCTGCACCCCAACCCCTGCAGGTCCTCGTCCCGCGGGACCCCGGGGTCTCGTTGCCCACAGCCTGCACCCGCGGCCACCCGAGAGCCGGGGACCAGCCCCACGGCACCCCGAAGAATGGCGCTGGGGAGGGGTCcggacacccccccccccggggtccttcctgccctgtccccaggggctggcagcgggggaTGCTTTTGGGGTTGGAGGGGGGGGCTCCTCCGTCCCCGTGCCATCAGCGTGGCTCCAAGGCTGGGTCATGGgccggggggaccggggggacCCGGTGGTCCTGGGGGGCCCCGCAACCCGGGGTCTCCCTTGGGTCCCGTGGGGCCGATCCGTCCCACAGCCCCCGGGTTCCCGGGGAGCCCCGGTTTTCCCTGAGGACCGGGGGGtcccgccggccccggccccccctccGGCCCTGGGGGGCCCAGGTCTCCCTTGGGCCCCGTCTGTCCCTCGGAGCCGGACAGCCCAAAGCTGCCCTTTGTGCCCTTGAGGCCGGGGAAGCCCTTCACGCCCAGGGGTCCCCTCTCTCCCTGGGGACCGGGAGGacccggggggccgggggagccggggggggcctGGTGAGCCCAGGCTGCCCGCGTCGCCCTTCTCTCCATTGCTTCCTGCAGGACCCTTGGTGCCCACGTCGCCCTTGAGGCCGCGGGGGCCCGGGAGGCCCGGCACACCTgcgggaggaagaggaagggggtGAACGCGAAGCTCGGGGTGCAGCATCCCGGAACGGTGAGCCAGGGGGGTGCCCTGTGGTTTTTTTGGGATCCCGGTTAAACCCAGAGCTGCTTTGGCTCCCAGCTCTGTGGGGGGGGCATCCCTGAGCACCCCTGTGCATGCGgagcctcctctcccccccttcCTGCGGTCCCCAaacagctgtgccagcaggacCCAGGGTCTGAGGACACCATAATTGCTTTTTCCTGGAGCAAAATCCCCTTTTTTAGCCAAAGACAGCAAGGGAGAGCGCTCAAAAGGGCTGAGCTGGGGGGGTCCGGGCAGTGCA
The Cygnus olor isolate bCygOlo1 chromosome 3, bCygOlo1.pri.v2, whole genome shotgun sequence genome window above contains:
- the CCDC25 gene encoding coiled-coil domain-containing protein 25 isoform X1 encodes the protein MRTARSDASSTALRVRRRAERLRTARFRPPSAGAGGSGRRRRRCHGVLLHLRRFHVDKLSSAHVYLRLHKGQTVDDIPKEVLIDCAHLVKANSIQGCKMNNVNVVYTPWTNLKKTADMDVGQIGFHRQKDVKMLTVEKKVNEILNRLEKTKAERFPDLAAEKEARDREERNEKKAQIQEMKRKEKEEMKKKKELEELRSYSSLMKAENMSSNQDGNDSDDFM
- the CCDC25 gene encoding coiled-coil domain-containing protein 25 isoform X2; translation: MVFYFTSGAAPAVYTIYMGKDKYENEDLIKYGWPEDIWFHVDKLSSAHVYLRLHKGQTVDDIPKEVLIDCAHLVKANSIQGCKMNNVNVVYTPWTNLKKTADMDVGQIGFHRQKDVKMLTVEKKVNEILNRLEKTKAERFPDLAAEKEARDREERNEKKAQIQEMKRKEKEEMKKKKELEELRSYSSLMKAENMSSNQDGNDSDDFM